A window of the Phragmites australis chromosome 20, lpPhrAust1.1, whole genome shotgun sequence genome harbors these coding sequences:
- the LOC133901220 gene encoding 1-aminocyclopropane-1-carboxylate oxidase 1-like: MASALSFPIIDMGLLGGEERPAAMELLRDACENWGFFEILNHGISTELMDEVEKLTKDHYKQVREQRFLEFVSKTLKDGHDAQGVKAEDLDWESTFFVRHLPESNIAEIPDLDDEYRRVMKRFAGELEQLAERLLDLLCENLGLEKGYFARAFRGPKGAPTFGTKVCSYPPCPRPDLVKGLRAHTDAGGIILLFQDDRVGGLQLLKEGEWVDVPPMRHSIVVNLGDQLEVITNGRYKSVLHRVLAQTDGNRMSIASFYNPGGDAVIFPAPALVNAEEAAGAYPRFVFEDYMALYVRHKFEAKEPRFEAFKSMETESSNLIAIA, from the exons ATGGCGTCGGCATTGTCATTCCCGATCATCGACatggggctgctcggtggggaGGAGAGGCCGGCAGCGATGGAGCTGCTGCGTGATGCATGCGAGAACTGGGGCTTTTTCGAG ATTCTGAACCACGGCATCTCGACAGAGCTGATGGACGAGGTGGAGAAGCTGACGAAGGACCACTACAAGCAGGTGCGCGAGCAGAGGTTCCTTGAGTTCGTGAGCAAGACGCTCAAGGACGGCCACGACGCGCAGGGCGTGAAGGCGGAAGACCTGGACTGGGAGAGCACCTTCTTCGTCCGCCACCTCCCGGAGTCCAACATCGCCGAGATACCCGACCTCGACGACGAGTACAGGCGCGTGATGAAGCGGTTTGCCGGCGAGCTGGAGCAGCTGGCGGAGCGGCTGCTGGACCTGCTGTGCGAGAACCTCGGCCTGGAGAAGGGGTACTTCGCGCGGGCCTTCCGCGGGCCCAAGGGCGCCCCCACCTTCGGTACCAAGGTCTGCAGCTACCCGCCGTGCCCGCGGCCGGACCTCGTGAAGGGCCTGCGCGCCCACACGGACGCCGGCGGCATCATCCTGCTGTTCCAGGACGACCGCGTGGGCGGGCTCCAGCTGCTCAAGGAGGGCGAGTGGGTGGACGTGCCGCCCATGCGCCACTCCATCGTGGTCAACCTGGGCGACCAGCTGGAGGTGATCACCAACGGCAGGTACAAGAGCGTGCTGCACCGGGTGCTGGCACAGACCGACGGGAACAGGATGTCCATCGCGTCGTTCTACAACCCGGGCGGCGACGCGGTCATCttcccggcgccggcgctggtGAATGCCGAGGAGGCCGCGGGGGCGTACCCGAGGTTCGTGTTCGAGGACTACATGGCGCTGTACGTGCGGCACAAGTTCGAGGCCAAGGAGCCCCGGTTCGAGGCCTTCAAGTCCATGGAGACTGAGAGCTCCAACCTCATAGCCATCGCGTAA
- the LOC133902055 gene encoding protein HVA22-like: MGRTWALITHLHALAGPTLTLIYPLYASICAMESTSKVDDEQWLAYWILYSFITLMEMAAQHVLYWIPLWYEAKLLFVAWLVLPQFKGASFIYYKFVREQLRKHGVRLHEHHGHAHGPHALKAEHGVH; encoded by the exons ATGGGTAGAACGTGGGCTCTCATCACCCACCTCCACGCTCTTGCAGG GCCGACTCTTACCCTGATATACCCCCT GTATGCGTCGATCTGCGCGATGGAGAGCACGTCCAAGGTCGACGACGAGCAGTGGTTGGCCTACTGGATACTCTACTCCTTCATCACCCTTATGGAAATGGCGGCCCAGCACGTCCTGTACTG GATACCGTTGTGGTACGAGGCGAAACTGCTGTTCGTGGCGTGGCTGGTGCTGCCGCAGTTCAAGGGCGCGTCCTTCATCTACTACAAGTTCGTCAGGGAGCAGCTAAGGAAGCACGGGGTTAGGCTGCACGAGCACCATGGGCACGCGCACGGGCCACACGCCCTCAAG GCTGAGCATGGTGTGCACTGA